One window of the Triticum dicoccoides isolate Atlit2015 ecotype Zavitan chromosome 3B, WEW_v2.0, whole genome shotgun sequence genome contains the following:
- the LOC119278557 gene encoding glucan endo-1,3-beta-glucosidase, acidic isoform-like, whose protein sequence is MAGNRACMFSVALALLGVLLASIPTTVQSIGVCYGVNGDGLPSASDVVQLYQSNGITGMRIYFPDANALQALSGSNIGLIVDVANEDLASLASDRSAATAWVQTNVQAYQGLNIKYIAAGNEVGDQGGDTGNILPAMQNLDAALSAAGLGGIKVSTSVSQGVTTGYPPSQGTFSAGYMGPIAQYLASIGAPLLANVYPYFSYVDNQAQIDINYALFTSPGTVVQDGANAYQNLFDALVDTFYSALESAGAGSVNVVVSESGWPSAGGTAATTDNAQTYNQNLIKHVGQGTPKRPSAIEAYVFAMFNEDKKGPAEIEKHFGLFNPDKSPAYPISF, encoded by the exons ATGGCAGGGAATCGTGCCTGCATGTTTTCGGTGGCGTTGGCCCTTCTTGGAGTGCTCCTGGCATCCATTCCTACAA CGGTGCAGTCCATCGGCGTGTGCTACGGAGTGAACGGCGACGGCCTGCCCTCGGCCAGCGACGTCGTGCAGCTCTACCAGTCCAACGGCATCACCGGCATGCGCATCTACTTCCCGGACGCCAACGCCCTGCAGGCCCTCAGCGGCAGCAACATCGGCCTCATCGTCGACGTGGCCAACGAGGACCTCGCCTCCCTTGCCTCCGAccgctccgccgccaccgcctgggTCCAGACCAACGTGCAGGCCTACCAGGGCCTCAACATCAAGTACATCGCCGCCGGTAACGAGGTGGGCGACCAGGGCGGCGACACGGGGAACATCCTCCCGGCCATGCAGAACCTCGACGCCGCACTCTCCGCGGCCGGGCTCGGCGGCATCAAGGTGTCCACGTCGGTCTCGCAGGGCGTGACCACCGGGTACCCTCCCTCCCAAGGCACCTTCTCCGCCGGATACATGGGTCCCATAGCGCAGTACCTGGCCAGCATCGGCGCCCCGCTGCTCGCCAACGTGTACCCCTACTTCTCGTACGTGGACAACCAGGCCCAGATCGACATCAACTACGCGCTCTTCACGTCGCCGGGCACCGTGGTGCAGGACGGCGCCAACGCGTACCAGAACCTGTTCGACGCCCTCGTCGACACGTTCTACTCCGCGCTGGAGAGCGCCGGCGCCGGGAGCgtcaacgtggtggtgtcggagagCGGGTGGCCGTCCGCCGGCGGCACGGCGGCGACCACGGACAACGCGCAGACGTACAACCAGAACCTGATCAAACATGTCGGACAGGGGACGCCCAAGAGGCCCAGTGCCATCGAGGCCTACGTGTTCGCCATGTTCAACGAGGACAAGAAGGGCCCGGCTGAGATCGAGAAGCACTTTGGGCTCTTCAACCCGGACAAATCGCCGGCTTACCCCATCAGTTTCTAG